Proteins found in one Desulfopila inferna genomic segment:
- a CDS encoding efflux RND transporter periplasmic adaptor subunit, translating into MILTAFLLGACQEKAPEKAAAPMPVEVDIITLEEEPVKLEVELPGRTTAYRVAEVRPQVNGIVKKRLFAEGSEVTAGELLYQIDPASYQARLDSAEAALAKAKAIEYSARLKAERYKTLDRTNAVSEMDLVEIDAGWKQSIADVASAEAALHGARINLDYTEVRAPIAGRIGKSMITEGALVTAQQSAPLAVIQQLNPLYVDVTQSSTELLRLKKDLSVGLLDNGEKTQSDVTILLEDGSEYEQKGSLEFSDLTVDQSTGTITLRAIVANPDENLLPGMFVRARVSKGLKQDAILIPAASLSRNSKGQAVVMLVNAQSTVESRIIDAGRNIGDNVLVNDGLTAGEQLITAGLQKIKQGVTVKAVEQQDALSDQIALKNQPDNSLTPAE; encoded by the coding sequence ATGATACTTACGGCATTTCTCCTTGGAGCATGTCAGGAAAAAGCTCCCGAAAAGGCAGCGGCACCGATGCCAGTCGAAGTCGATATCATAACCCTCGAGGAAGAGCCGGTTAAACTCGAGGTGGAACTGCCGGGACGAACGACAGCGTATCGGGTCGCCGAAGTTCGGCCACAGGTTAATGGGATTGTCAAAAAACGGCTCTTTGCCGAAGGCAGTGAAGTCACAGCCGGAGAACTCCTCTACCAGATTGATCCAGCCTCCTACCAGGCCAGGCTTGACAGTGCAGAGGCGGCTCTTGCCAAGGCAAAGGCCATAGAGTACTCAGCCAGGCTGAAAGCCGAAAGGTACAAGACGCTTGATCGCACCAACGCGGTGAGCGAAATGGATCTGGTTGAAATCGACGCCGGCTGGAAGCAATCGATTGCCGACGTGGCCTCTGCCGAAGCCGCCTTGCATGGCGCCCGCATCAACCTTGACTACACCGAGGTGAGAGCCCCTATCGCCGGACGGATCGGCAAATCGATGATCACCGAAGGAGCCCTGGTCACGGCTCAGCAGAGTGCGCCCCTTGCCGTTATCCAACAGCTTAATCCTCTTTATGTGGATGTCACTCAATCAAGTACCGAACTGCTGCGCTTGAAAAAGGATTTGTCGGTAGGTTTGCTGGATAACGGTGAAAAGACCCAATCTGATGTCACTATTTTACTTGAAGACGGCTCCGAATATGAGCAGAAGGGTTCTCTTGAATTTTCCGATCTGACTGTCGACCAGTCTACAGGAACCATCACACTGCGCGCCATTGTCGCCAATCCCGACGAAAATCTGCTGCCTGGAATGTTTGTTCGTGCCAGGGTGTCAAAAGGCCTGAAGCAGGATGCCATTCTCATACCGGCGGCGAGTCTCAGCCGCAACAGCAAGGGGCAGGCGGTCGTGATGCTGGTGAATGCCCAGTCTACCGTGGAGAGCCGCATCATCGATGCAGGAAGGAACATCGGAGATAACGTTCTCGTCAACGATGGCCTGACAGCCGGAGAACAACTGATTACAGCGGGTCTCCAAAAAATCAAACAGGGTGTCACCGTCAAAGCCGTTGAACAGCAGGACGCTTTAAGCGACCAGATTGCCCTGAAGAACCAACCTGACAATTCTCTTACGCCGGCGGAGTAA
- a CDS encoding efflux RND transporter permease subunit → MAAFFIDRPIFAWVIAIVIMLAGALSILRLPVSQYPEIAPPTVTITATYPGASAKTVEDSVTQVIEQNMNGLDNLLYMGSQSSSAGTATITLTFQAGTDPDIAQVQVQNKLQQVTSQIPQEVQQLGLQVSKSNSTILMVVGLISTNDSVDKNDLADFMVTTLKDPLSRTKGVGNVRIFGSQYAMRIWLDPHKLNSFQLTPGDISAAISAQNNQVAVGNLGGTPSVAGQQVSATMMAQTMMSSPEEFAEILLKVNTDGSQIRLGDVARVEIGGESYAAIPTFNGQAASGMGIMLATGANALETAEAVRAKLSELQPYFPAGIEIVYPYDTTTFVKISIEEVVHTLIEAIILVFLVMFLFLQNFRATLIPTIAVPVVLLGTFGVMAAFGFSINTLTMFGLVLAIGLLVDDAIVVVENVERIMETEGLSPLEATRKSMKQITGALIGIALVLSAVFVPMAFFGGSTGAIYRQFSLTIVSAMALSVIVALILTPALCATMLKPKKAGEHHQKRGFFGWFNRLFNRSIGGYGSSVGYIVKRSGRFGVIFLLLVGGMIFLFTKLPTSFLPEEDRGIFLSMVQLPTGATLERTQQVLDKVRDYYLIQEKENIDTVFTIAGFSFAGSGQNMGLVFTRMKDWSERERADQSVNAIIGRAMGYFSRIKEAQVYAFNLPAISGLGTSTGFDFYLQDRAGLGHAKLIAARNQLLGMAAQNPDLTRVRPNGMEDTPQYNLDVDYEKAMAFGVSVGDINRTLSTAWGSNYVNDFVHNGRIKKVYLQADAPFRMQPEDIRQWYVRNNKGDMVPFSTFTSGHWSFGSPRLERFNGNPAVQIMGEAAPGRSSGDAMATIDQLVSQLPRGIGYEWTGASFQEKQSGSQAPALYAISILVVFLCLAALYESWSVPFSVILAVPLGVLGALLAAYFRGMENDVFFQVGLLTTIGLSAKNAILIVEFAKSLHDEGADLVSATIKACRMRLRPILMTSLAFMLGVLPLAISTGAGANSRNAIGTGVFGGMLSATVLAIFFIPLFFVVVMRLSRKRHPEKITVASPQEC, encoded by the coding sequence ATGGCTGCATTTTTCATAGACCGCCCCATCTTTGCATGGGTAATTGCTATCGTCATCATGCTGGCCGGCGCCTTATCGATACTGCGCCTGCCCGTATCCCAATATCCTGAGATCGCACCACCTACGGTAACCATCACGGCGACCTATCCGGGCGCTTCAGCCAAGACCGTCGAGGACAGTGTAACTCAGGTTATCGAGCAAAACATGAACGGGCTCGACAATCTGCTGTATATGGGATCGCAGAGTTCCTCCGCCGGCACGGCGACCATTACCCTGACCTTTCAGGCAGGGACCGATCCGGACATCGCCCAGGTCCAGGTCCAGAACAAACTGCAGCAGGTCACCAGTCAGATTCCACAGGAAGTACAGCAGCTCGGACTACAGGTTTCAAAATCCAATTCAACCATTCTGATGGTTGTCGGCCTGATATCGACAAACGACTCTGTTGATAAGAACGATCTGGCCGATTTCATGGTGACGACCCTCAAGGACCCGCTGAGCCGCACCAAAGGTGTCGGCAACGTCCGAATATTCGGCAGTCAGTACGCCATGCGGATCTGGCTCGACCCGCACAAGCTCAACAGCTTTCAGTTGACCCCTGGTGATATCAGCGCAGCCATTTCCGCTCAGAACAACCAGGTGGCGGTAGGCAACCTCGGAGGAACACCTTCCGTTGCCGGGCAGCAGGTAAGCGCCACCATGATGGCCCAGACCATGATGAGTTCTCCCGAGGAATTTGCCGAAATCCTGCTCAAGGTAAACACCGACGGCTCGCAGATCCGCTTAGGAGATGTCGCCCGGGTTGAAATCGGCGGGGAGAGCTATGCCGCAATTCCCACCTTTAACGGCCAGGCTGCCAGTGGTATGGGGATAATGCTGGCAACCGGTGCCAATGCCCTGGAGACGGCAGAGGCGGTCCGCGCTAAACTCAGTGAGTTGCAGCCCTATTTCCCCGCCGGGATTGAAATTGTCTATCCCTACGACACCACAACCTTTGTTAAAATCTCCATCGAAGAGGTTGTGCATACCCTGATTGAGGCTATTATTCTGGTATTCCTGGTAATGTTCCTCTTTCTACAGAATTTTCGGGCAACTCTTATTCCCACCATTGCCGTGCCTGTAGTTTTGCTTGGAACCTTTGGAGTCATGGCGGCTTTTGGCTTTTCCATCAATACCCTGACTATGTTCGGCCTGGTTTTGGCTATCGGCCTGCTGGTCGATGATGCCATCGTCGTGGTTGAGAACGTGGAGCGGATCATGGAGACGGAGGGCTTATCTCCTCTGGAAGCCACCAGAAAATCCATGAAACAAATTACCGGCGCTCTTATCGGCATTGCCCTGGTGCTTTCCGCGGTTTTCGTACCCATGGCCTTTTTCGGCGGGTCCACGGGGGCGATTTACCGCCAGTTCTCTCTTACCATTGTTTCAGCGATGGCGCTTTCGGTTATCGTTGCCCTGATCCTTACCCCAGCTCTCTGCGCTACAATGCTCAAACCGAAAAAGGCTGGAGAACATCACCAGAAACGTGGTTTTTTCGGCTGGTTCAACCGTCTATTCAATCGCAGCATAGGTGGGTATGGCAGCAGCGTCGGCTATATTGTCAAGCGATCGGGTCGATTCGGGGTGATATTTCTGCTTCTTGTCGGAGGAATGATCTTTCTCTTCACCAAACTGCCTACTTCCTTTCTTCCTGAAGAGGATCGCGGTATTTTTCTTTCCATGGTGCAGCTTCCCACAGGAGCCACTTTGGAGCGCACTCAGCAGGTGCTTGACAAAGTACGCGACTACTATCTCATCCAGGAGAAGGAAAATATAGATACCGTCTTTACCATAGCAGGTTTCAGTTTTGCCGGCAGCGGGCAGAACATGGGCCTGGTTTTTACCCGGATGAAAGACTGGAGCGAGCGGGAAAGAGCAGATCAATCGGTGAACGCCATAATCGGCAGGGCCATGGGATATTTCTCCCGAATCAAAGAGGCCCAGGTATATGCCTTCAACCTTCCGGCCATCTCGGGCCTGGGTACCTCAACCGGCTTTGATTTCTATCTGCAGGACCGCGCGGGACTGGGCCATGCCAAATTGATCGCAGCCAGAAATCAACTTCTCGGCATGGCCGCGCAGAATCCCGATCTTACCAGGGTTCGTCCGAACGGCATGGAAGATACACCTCAGTACAACCTGGATGTGGATTACGAGAAGGCCATGGCATTCGGTGTCTCGGTCGGCGATATCAACAGAACCCTTTCCACCGCCTGGGGCTCAAACTATGTCAATGACTTTGTACATAACGGCCGGATAAAAAAGGTGTACCTGCAGGCCGATGCCCCTTTTCGTATGCAACCCGAAGACATCCGGCAATGGTATGTCCGCAACAACAAAGGCGACATGGTACCGTTTTCGACCTTTACCAGCGGTCACTGGAGTTTTGGTTCGCCTCGACTCGAACGCTTTAATGGCAATCCTGCCGTTCAGATAATGGGTGAAGCCGCACCGGGCAGATCAAGCGGAGACGCCATGGCGACCATTGACCAACTGGTATCCCAGCTTCCCAGAGGGATAGGATATGAGTGGACCGGCGCCTCCTTCCAGGAAAAACAATCCGGATCCCAGGCACCGGCTCTTTACGCCATCTCCATTCTAGTGGTCTTTCTCTGCCTTGCAGCCCTGTACGAAAGCTGGTCAGTGCCCTTCTCGGTTATTCTGGCTGTCCCTCTCGGTGTTCTCGGCGCCCTGCTTGCCGCCTATTTCCGCGGTATGGAAAATGACGTTTTTTTTCAGGTGGGACTGCTGACAACCATAGGATTATCCGCTAAAAATGCTATCCTGATCGTTGAGTTTGCCAAATCCCTCCATGATGAGGGGGCAGATTTGGTTTCCGCTACGATCAAGGCATGCCGGATGCGGCTCCGCCCGATCCTGATGACCTCGCTGGCTTTTATGCTCGGTGTTTTACCGCTGGCGATCAGCACGGGTGCAGGCGCCAACAGCAGAAACGCCATCGGCACCGGGGTTTTCGGCGGCATGCTGTCGGCTACTGTCCTGGCCATCTTCTTTATTCCTCTCTTTTTTGTGGTGGTAATGCGGCTCTCCCGGAAACGGCACCCTGAAAAGATCACCGTTGCTTCGCCTCAGGAATGCTGA
- a CDS encoding TetR family transcriptional regulator: MARKTKEEALKTREAILDAAVRIFSVQGVSRTTLATIAKDAGVTRGAIYWHFKNKEDLLGALWEQLLLPFEPISLACEDSHEPDPLGKLKSSHVAFFKSLKEDPRMLQLFRILLTKCETVEDTGALDLHRVNCHLEGQRKIENILRNAINKGQLPEDLDVRLAGIATISFIDGLLNNWIMFPDLLDTDKEIPAMLDGLVQMLGCGSFAKT, encoded by the coding sequence ATGGCAAGAAAGACAAAAGAAGAAGCCCTGAAAACCCGTGAAGCTATTCTTGATGCCGCGGTACGGATTTTCTCCGTACAAGGGGTATCGCGTACTACCCTGGCCACCATCGCTAAAGACGCGGGGGTAACCAGAGGCGCCATTTACTGGCATTTCAAGAATAAGGAGGATCTGCTGGGAGCCCTTTGGGAGCAGCTCCTCCTGCCCTTCGAGCCTATCAGCCTGGCATGTGAAGATTCCCACGAACCCGACCCTCTCGGCAAATTAAAATCCTCTCACGTGGCTTTTTTCAAAAGTCTCAAGGAAGACCCCAGAATGCTGCAGCTTTTTCGAATCCTGCTGACCAAATGTGAAACGGTGGAGGATACCGGCGCCCTTGACCTTCACAGGGTAAATTGCCATCTTGAAGGGCAGCGCAAGATTGAAAATATTCTGCGCAATGCCATCAACAAGGGACAGTTGCCCGAAGATCTCGATGTTCGGCTGGCGGGTATTGCAACAATTTCCTTCATCGATGGCCTGCTCAACAACTGGATTATGTTTCCAGACCTCTTGGATACCGACAAAGAGATTCCGGCAATGCTTGACGGACTCGTCCAGATGCTGGGCTGCGGTTCATTTGCCAAAACCTGA
- a CDS encoding MFS transporter, which yields MKNIPPLANPAVNSLPPMKAGLFVWGFGAVFYLLGFFHRVAPAVITGELMQEFAISAAALGNLSALYFYSYVAMQIPTGILADRWGPRRLLTLGTGVAALGTLMFALAPGILWAGIGRLLIGGSVAVAFVCLLKLAANWFAPSRFALVSGLALFCGIMGAVFAGTPLRLFVDIFGWRSVVLFSAAITVLAGVGTWLFVRDYPHEKGFKDFLITAKPAASHKKTGYIADIIQVFSYRNTLLLFIIPGGIVGCLLTFSGLWGVPYLTTMHGISPAKAASLTSALLVAWAVGGPVFGWLSDKLKNRKRLYLTGCAVAAAGWIAIVYLPNLSLVQLLFVLLITGFFSGSMIISFAFAKESVPPYLAGTVSGVINMGVMMGPMILQPLVGLALDRLWTGEVLAGIRIYSAIAYRTGFTLMLAWILLSLLLLLFTRETGCRQMPH from the coding sequence TTGAAGAATATACCTCCACTCGCGAATCCCGCAGTCAATAGTCTCCCCCCCATGAAAGCAGGTCTGTTTGTCTGGGGATTTGGCGCTGTTTTTTACCTGCTTGGCTTTTTTCATAGAGTGGCACCGGCCGTTATCACCGGAGAACTCATGCAGGAATTCGCCATCAGCGCAGCCGCTCTCGGCAATCTTTCGGCTTTGTATTTCTACAGCTATGTGGCTATGCAGATACCCACGGGAATTCTTGCCGACCGCTGGGGGCCACGTCGCCTGCTTACTCTGGGAACCGGCGTTGCCGCCCTTGGCACCCTGATGTTTGCCCTGGCACCGGGGATCCTCTGGGCAGGAATCGGGCGGCTGCTGATCGGCGGCTCGGTAGCGGTAGCCTTTGTCTGTCTGTTGAAGCTTGCGGCCAACTGGTTTGCCCCGTCGCGCTTCGCCCTGGTCTCGGGACTTGCCCTGTTCTGTGGAATTATGGGAGCTGTTTTTGCCGGCACGCCCCTGCGCCTTTTCGTTGATATATTCGGCTGGCGCAGTGTGGTTCTCTTCTCTGCGGCTATAACCGTCCTTGCCGGAGTGGGTACCTGGTTGTTTGTCAGGGATTATCCCCATGAAAAAGGCTTCAAGGACTTTCTCATCACCGCCAAGCCTGCCGCATCACATAAAAAAACCGGATACATAGCTGATATAATCCAGGTGTTCAGCTACCGCAACACCCTGCTGTTATTCATCATCCCGGGAGGGATTGTCGGGTGCCTCCTTACCTTTTCCGGCCTGTGGGGAGTTCCCTATCTGACCACCATGCACGGTATTTCGCCCGCAAAAGCGGCATCTCTCACCTCCGCGCTGCTGGTAGCCTGGGCAGTAGGTGGACCCGTTTTCGGCTGGCTCTCCGACAAACTGAAAAACAGAAAACGACTCTACCTCACCGGCTGTGCTGTTGCAGCTGCCGGATGGATTGCCATCGTCTATCTTCCGAATCTCTCTCTTGTCCAGCTCCTTTTTGTCTTGTTGATTACCGGTTTTTTCTCCGGCTCCATGATCATCAGTTTTGCCTTCGCCAAGGAATCTGTCCCTCCATATCTTGCGGGCACTGTTTCCGGAGTAATCAATATGGGAGTTATGATGGGTCCGATGATCTTGCAGCCCTTGGTGGGCTTGGCTCTGGACCGTTTATGGACAGGGGAGGTTTTGGCCGGTATCCGCATATATAGCGCAATTGCCTATCGCACCGGCTTTACCTTGATGCTGGCCTGGATCCTGCTTTCCCTCCTGTTGCTGCTCTTCACCAGGGAGACCGGCTGCAGGCAAATGCCGCATTGA
- a CDS encoding D-cysteine desulfhydrase family protein, translating to MTASAIQDITRKPLAFLPTPLTRLHNLEKYLNGPRILMKRDDQTGLGFGGNKTRKLEYLLGDALQQGADCIITAGAAQSNHCRQTAAAAAACGLECHLALGGTPPKSRQGNLLLDMLFGATIHWSGELRKGESIPDIVSDLQKDNKTPYIIPYGGSNAIGATGFVAAMYELENQLAEMSENVDHIIFASSSGGTHSGMVVGQALVGAKYQLIGINIDKDEVFGMDLDEYIIQLAENTARLLGVDFTLGKADLELNAEYLGEGYGVVGSLEREAISLTASHEGILLDPVYTGRAMGGMLEMIRSGRFSKDETVLFWHTGGSPALFAYAEDILQKS from the coding sequence ATGACAGCATCCGCCATCCAAGACATCACCAGAAAACCACTTGCTTTTCTGCCTACACCACTCACCCGTTTGCACAATCTTGAAAAATATCTGAACGGTCCGCGAATATTGATGAAAAGAGACGACCAGACCGGTCTCGGATTCGGCGGCAATAAAACCCGTAAACTCGAATACCTGTTGGGCGATGCTCTGCAGCAGGGAGCCGACTGTATCATTACCGCCGGAGCGGCGCAGTCAAATCATTGCCGGCAGACAGCTGCTGCCGCTGCTGCCTGCGGTCTTGAATGCCATCTTGCCCTGGGCGGCACCCCGCCGAAAAGCCGGCAGGGAAATCTTCTTCTCGACATGCTCTTTGGTGCCACAATCCACTGGTCAGGTGAGTTGCGGAAAGGAGAAAGCATTCCCGATATCGTCTCGGATCTGCAAAAGGACAACAAGACTCCTTACATCATTCCTTACGGCGGTTCAAATGCCATTGGCGCTACGGGATTTGTCGCAGCCATGTATGAACTGGAAAATCAGCTCGCCGAAATGAGTGAAAATGTCGATCATATTATCTTTGCTTCCAGTTCCGGCGGCACCCATAGCGGTATGGTGGTCGGCCAGGCACTTGTCGGTGCGAAATATCAGCTGATCGGCATCAATATCGACAAGGATGAGGTTTTCGGCATGGACCTCGATGAGTATATCATCCAACTGGCAGAGAACACTGCCAGACTCCTGGGTGTCGATTTTACCCTCGGCAAAGCTGATCTTGAACTTAACGCAGAGTATCTCGGGGAAGGTTACGGCGTCGTCGGCAGTCTGGAAAGAGAGGCGATATCACTGACGGCCAGTCATGAAGGCATCCTCCTCGATCCGGTATACACCGGCAGAGCAATGGGCGGGATGCTGGAGATGATCAGATCAGGCAGATTTTCCAAAGACGAGACCGTCCTGTTTTGGCATACCGGGGGCAGCCCCGCCCTTTTTGCCTACGCAGAGGATATTCTGCAAAAGAGTTAA
- a CDS encoding LysE family translocator, with protein sequence MTAEFLPQFCTIVVVHLLAVASPGPDFAVVVKQSVTHGKTTALWTSLGVGTGILVHVLYSLLGIGVIISQSIIAFTVMKFAGAAYLIYIGWKALWTRPASSRFYAGIKKEAPTVGRAFWTGFLTNGLNPKATLFFLSLFTVVIAADTPLGIQAFYGIYMAFATALWFSGISVLFGNSRVRALFGRIGHWFERLMGGVLLLLGIKLIITSQK encoded by the coding sequence ATGACTGCCGAGTTTCTACCGCAATTTTGCACAATCGTTGTGGTTCATCTTCTCGCTGTGGCCAGTCCGGGACCCGATTTCGCCGTGGTGGTCAAACAAAGCGTGACCCATGGTAAAACCACAGCGTTATGGACCAGCCTCGGAGTCGGCACCGGCATCCTTGTCCATGTGCTCTACTCCCTGCTTGGTATCGGGGTTATCATTTCGCAGTCAATTATCGCTTTTACCGTGATGAAGTTTGCAGGTGCCGCTTATCTTATATATATCGGCTGGAAGGCCTTATGGACCAGACCTGCATCGTCTCGGTTCTATGCCGGGATTAAGAAAGAGGCCCCGACTGTCGGCAGGGCGTTCTGGACCGGTTTTCTTACCAATGGGCTCAATCCCAAGGCAACACTCTTTTTCCTCTCTCTCTTCACGGTGGTGATTGCCGCCGATACTCCGCTTGGCATTCAGGCCTTTTACGGTATCTATATGGCCTTTGCCACCGCGCTATGGTTTTCAGGGATTTCCGTGCTTTTCGGCAATAGCCGGGTACGTGCACTCTTTGGCAGGATAGGCCATTGGTTCGAGAGATTGATGGGCGGAGTTTTGCTGCTGCTCGGCATCAAGTTAATTATTACCTCGCAGAAATAG
- a CDS encoding alanine/glycine:cation symporter family protein, with product MEAFDALVGKIGAFAWGPPMLILLVGTGFWLTFALRGLQFTKLWHALYLALIKRKEDTDQPGDITHFQALMTALSATVGTGNIAGVATAIAIGGPGALFWMWITGLVGMATKYAEAVLAVKYRVVDANGEMSGGPMYYISKGLNLPWLGAIFAVFASVAAFGIGNMVQSNSVADAVQSTFSIPHWITGVVLMVCTALVIIGGIKSIGRVTSVLVPIMIVFYIAASLFIILANIAEVPSALGLIVKQAFSPTSAVGGFAGAGIMLAIRMGVARGVFSNESGLGSAPIAAAAAQTKSPVTQALVSMTQTFIDTLIVCTMTGLVLIITGVWSSGENGAALTTSAFAAGMPGGAYIVTLGLILFAYSTILGWSYYGEKSIEYLFGVKSVMPYRIVFVLFVGVGAIAKLSIVWNISDALNGLMALPNLIGLILLTPVIVSETKKYFGNK from the coding sequence ATGGAAGCATTTGATGCGTTAGTTGGTAAAATAGGTGCCTTTGCATGGGGACCGCCAATGTTGATTCTGCTCGTGGGTACAGGTTTCTGGCTGACTTTCGCCTTGCGAGGCCTGCAGTTTACAAAGTTATGGCATGCTCTTTACCTGGCTCTTATCAAGAGAAAGGAAGATACCGATCAACCCGGCGATATTACCCATTTTCAGGCATTGATGACTGCTCTTTCGGCAACTGTCGGGACGGGTAATATCGCCGGTGTTGCTACGGCTATTGCCATCGGTGGTCCCGGTGCTCTCTTCTGGATGTGGATCACGGGGCTTGTCGGCATGGCGACTAAATATGCGGAAGCGGTGCTTGCCGTGAAGTACAGGGTTGTCGACGCCAACGGCGAAATGAGTGGCGGCCCGATGTATTACATTTCCAAAGGACTGAATCTTCCCTGGCTTGGTGCTATTTTTGCGGTCTTCGCCTCTGTTGCTGCCTTCGGGATCGGCAATATGGTACAGTCCAACTCCGTGGCCGACGCCGTTCAGTCAACCTTCAGTATTCCTCACTGGATTACGGGAGTCGTCCTTATGGTTTGTACAGCCCTGGTCATCATCGGTGGTATCAAGTCCATCGGCCGGGTTACTTCGGTGCTGGTACCGATAATGATTGTTTTCTATATTGCCGCATCTTTATTTATCATCCTGGCTAATATTGCCGAAGTACCCAGTGCTCTTGGCCTCATCGTCAAGCAGGCATTTTCACCGACCTCGGCAGTAGGCGGTTTTGCCGGTGCAGGTATCATGCTGGCCATCAGAATGGGTGTCGCACGTGGTGTCTTTTCCAACGAATCCGGACTGGGCAGCGCACCTATTGCTGCAGCTGCAGCCCAGACCAAATCGCCTGTGACTCAGGCGTTGGTTTCCATGACGCAAACCTTCATCGACACCTTGATTGTCTGTACTATGACCGGTCTGGTTCTCATCATTACCGGTGTCTGGTCAAGCGGTGAAAACGGTGCTGCATTGACGACAAGCGCTTTTGCCGCCGGAATGCCGGGCGGTGCCTATATTGTCACCCTCGGTCTGATTCTCTTCGCCTATTCAACAATCCTGGGCTGGAGTTACTATGGTGAAAAATCGATCGAATATCTGTTTGGGGTGAAATCGGTCATGCCTTACAGGATAGTTTTCGTGCTTTTCGTGGGTGTCGGTGCCATCGCCAAACTGAGCATTGTCTGGAATATTTCCGACGCGCTTAACGGCCTGATGGCTCTGCCTAACCTTATCGGCCTGATACTGCTGACTCCGGTAATCGTTTCCGAAACCAAGAAATATTTCGGAAATAAATAG
- the ald gene encoding alanine dehydrogenase has translation MIVGILKEIKSEENRVCMTPAGAEVMINNGHQVLVETAAGVGSNFSDAQYTGSGAEVVKSAAEVYARADMVMHVKEPQPSEYEMIRENQIVFTYFHFAASEELTRAMMKRKAVCIAYETIKDSDGSLPLLTPMSEVAGRMAIQQAAKYIERAQGGRGLLLGGVPGVDPATVVVIGGGVVGTHAAQMACGLGAKVYLLDMNLARLRYLSEIMPKNCFPLMSSPAKIRELIKEADVIVGAVLLHGAKAPRLITREMLGSMKTGAVVVDVAIDQGGCFETSKPTTHGNPIFEVDGIIHYCVANMPGAVPLTSTMALTNATLPFAVALANKGWEQCARESNVIREGVNIVSGKITYRGVAEAFDMEYSPVESLLS, from the coding sequence ATGATCGTCGGTATTTTGAAAGAGATTAAATCAGAGGAAAACAGGGTATGCATGACACCGGCTGGTGCTGAAGTCATGATCAATAATGGCCATCAGGTACTGGTTGAGACTGCAGCCGGTGTCGGCAGCAACTTTTCCGACGCCCAATATACAGGGAGCGGAGCTGAAGTTGTCAAGAGCGCTGCGGAGGTGTATGCACGGGCCGACATGGTTATGCATGTGAAGGAGCCGCAACCCTCGGAATATGAGATGATTCGCGAAAATCAAATTGTGTTCACCTATTTCCATTTTGCCGCATCCGAAGAACTTACCCGGGCGATGATGAAGAGAAAGGCGGTCTGCATTGCTTATGAAACCATAAAAGATAGCGACGGTTCGCTGCCTCTGCTCACTCCCATGAGTGAAGTGGCGGGCAGAATGGCCATTCAGCAGGCGGCTAAATATATCGAAAGGGCGCAGGGAGGCCGAGGACTTCTCCTTGGCGGAGTGCCCGGAGTTGATCCGGCGACGGTTGTCGTGATCGGCGGTGGAGTTGTGGGAACTCATGCGGCTCAGATGGCCTGTGGACTTGGCGCCAAAGTGTATCTTCTTGATATGAACCTGGCCAGATTGCGTTATCTCTCAGAGATCATGCCGAAGAACTGCTTCCCATTGATGTCCTCACCGGCAAAAATCCGCGAGCTGATTAAAGAGGCAGATGTGATTGTGGGTGCGGTGCTGCTCCATGGTGCCAAGGCACCCAGACTTATTACCAGAGAGATGCTTGGTAGTATGAAAACCGGCGCTGTGGTTGTTGATGTTGCCATCGACCAGGGCGGTTGCTTTGAGACCTCGAAGCCCACAACTCATGGAAATCCGATATTTGAAGTGGACGGAATAATCCATTATTGCGTTGCCAATATGCCTGGCGCCGTGCCGCTCACCTCTACAATGGCATTGACCAATGCCACTTTGCCTTTCGCTGTGGCCTTAGCCAACAAAGGATGGGAGCAGTGCGCCAGGGAAAGCAATGTCATCCGGGAAGGGGTTAATATTGTCTCGGGTAAGATAACATATCGTGGTGTCGCCGAGGCTTTCGATATGGAGTACAGCCCCGTTGAAAGTCTTTTGAGCTGA
- a CDS encoding Lrp/AsnC family transcriptional regulator, protein MQKPQKTSIDEIDRSILSALQHNGKLSNVQLAQKVGLSESACLRRVRMLEESGIIDRYVLLVDQATVGIPGNVFVRVTLEGQQQEKLEAFERNVANISEVMECYLMSGDADYILRVICRNNDDYKNVHSRLTSLPGVRRINSSFALRTVIKKTELPIRITD, encoded by the coding sequence TTGCAGAAACCACAAAAAACAAGCATAGACGAAATCGACAGATCGATTTTATCGGCACTTCAGCATAATGGTAAATTATCTAACGTCCAGCTGGCACAAAAAGTAGGGTTGTCGGAGTCGGCCTGTCTGCGAAGGGTACGAATGCTAGAGGAAAGCGGCATCATTGACCGCTATGTTCTGCTGGTCGATCAGGCTACCGTTGGTATTCCCGGCAATGTTTTTGTGCGTGTCACCCTGGAAGGGCAGCAGCAGGAAAAACTGGAGGCATTTGAACGGAACGTCGCCAATATCAGCGAAGTAATGGAATGCTATCTGATGTCGGGAGATGCCGATTATATTCTCAGGGTGATCTGCAGAAATAATGATGATTACAAAAATGTTCACTCCAGGCTCACCAGCCTACCCGGCGTTAGGCGGATAAACTCCTCCTTTGCCCTGAGAACGGTAATAAAGAAAACCGAACTTCCCATTAGAATAACAGATTGA